The proteins below are encoded in one region of Ereboglobus luteus:
- a CDS encoding DUF362 domain-containing protein, translated as MKTNLRLIPSLAALFFLSAFQPFNVEGLSQKVPSDVRDLPQRETSSHRAVATPKNGHRYIYVPAASASPGKGETITLGGVPYPSIVRLLATGESLDFAYDNATRTITITLPPALRGVSGEDVVHVQIPSVPGPTPEAPRDEKLWTPDDKPNSPVGVARGIFPGRVTWARDIAATPWDGVTGTWWAEGSGINQTAVDNMVARSLRSLTGESTDAGAWVALFKYYNRTHDRGDRAYTRGEKIAVKVNINNSYAGHKDADNQIDASVQTIHAVLHQLVKNAGIAESDITVYEATRVIPDRIFQKCHASFPGVVFADSKGSPENGRVRVQYTKNAMGYSIADSKVGRELPDFIVAATYIINIGLVKGHPTTGVTLTAKNHYGTVRVRDHSVFVNSHAHPMATYHPFVDMIGSKQLGEKTLIFMLDGLYGLRDVNDAVGENARWHNLFNGEWFASIFMSQDPVAIDSVGLDFLRNEFPLGRGKKAGKNESMANADNYMHESAQAGNPPSKTNYAPDGVPLKSLGVHEHWDNAKDRRYTRNLDPQNGKGIELHAVRLK; from the coding sequence ATGAAAACCAACCTTCGCCTCATCCCGTCTCTGGCCGCTCTGTTTTTCCTGTCCGCTTTTCAACCTTTCAACGTCGAGGGACTTTCGCAAAAAGTTCCGTCCGACGTGCGCGATCTGCCTCAACGTGAAACCTCGTCGCACCGCGCCGTCGCAACTCCGAAAAACGGCCATCGCTACATCTATGTCCCCGCCGCGTCCGCATCTCCGGGGAAAGGTGAAACGATCACTCTCGGCGGCGTCCCTTATCCCTCGATTGTCAGGCTTCTCGCCACGGGCGAGTCGCTTGATTTCGCCTACGACAACGCCACGCGCACCATCACGATCACTCTTCCACCCGCGCTTCGCGGCGTGTCGGGCGAGGATGTCGTCCATGTGCAAATCCCCTCCGTGCCCGGGCCGACTCCCGAGGCGCCCAGGGACGAAAAACTTTGGACGCCCGACGACAAACCCAACTCGCCCGTCGGCGTCGCGCGCGGCATTTTTCCAGGGCGCGTCACTTGGGCGCGCGACATCGCCGCCACGCCTTGGGACGGCGTCACCGGCACGTGGTGGGCAGAGGGATCCGGAATCAATCAGACCGCCGTTGACAACATGGTCGCGCGCTCCCTCCGCTCCCTCACCGGCGAATCCACCGATGCCGGCGCGTGGGTCGCGCTTTTCAAATACTACAACCGCACTCACGACCGCGGCGACCGTGCCTACACGCGCGGCGAAAAAATTGCAGTCAAGGTGAACATCAACAACTCCTACGCCGGCCACAAGGACGCCGACAACCAGATCGACGCCTCCGTGCAAACCATCCACGCGGTGCTGCACCAGCTCGTCAAAAACGCCGGTATCGCCGAAAGCGACATCACCGTTTACGAGGCCACGCGCGTCATACCCGATCGCATTTTTCAAAAATGCCACGCGTCGTTTCCCGGCGTTGTTTTTGCCGACTCAAAAGGCTCGCCCGAAAACGGGCGCGTCCGCGTTCAATACACAAAGAACGCCATGGGCTACTCCATCGCCGACTCAAAGGTGGGACGGGAATTGCCCGACTTTATCGTCGCCGCGACCTACATCATCAACATCGGCCTCGTCAAGGGGCACCCGACGACCGGCGTCACGCTCACGGCGAAAAACCACTACGGCACCGTGCGCGTGCGCGACCACTCCGTCTTCGTCAATTCGCACGCGCACCCGATGGCGACGTATCATCCCTTCGTCGATATGATCGGCTCAAAGCAGCTCGGCGAAAAGACACTCATCTTCATGCTCGACGGCCTCTACGGACTGCGCGACGTGAACGACGCCGTCGGTGAAAACGCCCGCTGGCACAATCTCTTCAACGGCGAATGGTTCGCGAGCATCTTCATGTCGCAGGACCCGGTGGCGATCGACTCGGTCGGTCTCGATTTTCTGCGCAACGAGTTCCCGCTCGGGCGCGGCAAAAAGGCCGGCAAAAACGAATCCATGGCCAATGCCGACAACTACATGCACGAGTCGGCCCAGGCCGGCAATCCGCCCTCAAAAACCAATTACGCCCCCGATGGCGTTCCGCTGAAAAGCCTCGGCGTGCACGAACACTGGGACAACGCGAAGGACAGGCGATACACCCGCAATCTCGATCCGCAAAACGGCAAGGGCATCGAGCTTCATGCGGTGCGGCTGAAATAA
- a CDS encoding discoidin domain-containing protein — translation MKIFRPRRVLGAFFIIHFSFFISVAPGAVSEWVRPDPESATGALIYKTTPDGDRIMDFSFAGYMGGGVALPGDADIPVRQTVAPLGNGADDTGAIQAAIDAVSTLPPDSRGFRGAVLLAPGVFTCAHTINLHTSGVVLRGGDAPSGDGNSHATIIRMTGGKHIAIVVGPGVRTRLGRNTAPEPAQSFAPPPATAARGPVTAIADARVPSGATAFTLVSTKGLSVGDTIEIKRPTTAAWLALMKMDTLRRNGRPQTWIGTKRAGIHRRVITAIDGKRVTIDIPLSDSYDARHLGRRSVEVARVTPAPAAAQIGVERLHIQCPPLEIAYGQAPYAALRIEGEDCWARDIRCEETMNTVVVRGRRVTLRDVVVTHTYPNLGASKPADFSIEGTQILIDRCRASGANNYHVWTTSLNPGPNVVLNSTFTGRGSRIQPHMRWTTGLLLDNCRVPDGGIDFPDRGVAGSGHGWSAGWSVAWNCLAATYVIQNPPGAANWAIGCIGARTRTARYFDTAPILPEGHFDSHGAHVAPRSLYLAQLAARLGPQALANIGYSANDTENTAALTDTRMAAQLAAMPAEPPATIDPELGLDLAHLRPVNTSAVRGTTRAHGGEKALDGNSQTYWATGDNPSRALALEVDTEGPLLINALTLSEPAALQNVRAYKIEAQVDSAWQLIAEGTTIGERHVHRFPPVTAWKVRLTILKTANDSFPAISTLSLHHTKTSSL, via the coding sequence ATGAAAATCTTCCGTCCGCGCCGCGTTCTCGGCGCATTCTTCATTATCCATTTTTCATTCTTCATTAGCGTCGCGCCCGGCGCCGTCTCCGAATGGGTGCGCCCAGATCCCGAGTCCGCCACCGGCGCGCTCATCTATAAAACCACGCCCGACGGCGACCGCATTATGGATTTTTCGTTTGCGGGTTACATGGGCGGAGGCGTCGCGTTGCCCGGCGACGCCGATATTCCTGTTCGCCAAACCGTCGCCCCGCTTGGAAACGGCGCAGACGACACCGGCGCCATCCAGGCCGCCATCGACGCTGTCTCCACGCTCCCGCCCGATTCGCGCGGCTTTCGCGGCGCGGTGTTGCTCGCCCCCGGCGTTTTCACCTGCGCGCACACCATCAACCTCCATACCTCCGGCGTCGTCTTGCGCGGCGGTGACGCGCCCTCCGGCGACGGCAATTCCCACGCCACAATCATTCGCATGACGGGCGGCAAACACATCGCCATTGTTGTCGGACCGGGCGTCCGCACGCGTCTCGGGCGCAACACCGCGCCCGAACCCGCGCAGTCCTTCGCCCCGCCGCCCGCAACCGCCGCGCGCGGCCCCGTCACCGCCATTGCCGACGCCCGCGTGCCTTCCGGCGCGACCGCCTTCACGCTCGTTTCAACGAAAGGCCTTTCTGTTGGCGACACCATTGAGATCAAGCGCCCGACAACCGCCGCATGGCTCGCGCTCATGAAGATGGACACGCTCCGGCGCAACGGACGCCCCCAAACATGGATCGGCACCAAACGCGCCGGCATCCACCGCCGCGTCATCACCGCCATCGACGGCAAGCGTGTCACAATCGACATCCCGCTTTCCGATTCCTACGACGCGCGCCACCTCGGCCGCCGCTCCGTCGAAGTCGCGCGTGTCACGCCCGCTCCGGCCGCCGCGCAAATCGGCGTCGAGCGTTTGCACATCCAATGCCCGCCCCTCGAAATTGCCTACGGGCAGGCGCCCTACGCCGCCCTCCGCATCGAAGGCGAGGACTGCTGGGCGCGCGACATTCGTTGCGAGGAAACGATGAACACCGTTGTTGTCCGCGGCCGACGCGTCACGCTCCGCGACGTTGTCGTCACGCACACTTACCCGAACCTCGGCGCCTCCAAGCCCGCCGACTTCAGCATCGAGGGCACGCAAATCCTCATCGATCGCTGTCGCGCCAGCGGAGCCAACAATTACCACGTCTGGACGACGAGCCTCAATCCCGGCCCCAATGTCGTTCTCAACAGCACCTTCACCGGACGCGGCTCGCGCATCCAGCCGCACATGCGCTGGACGACGGGCCTGCTTCTCGACAACTGCCGCGTGCCCGACGGAGGCATTGATTTTCCCGATCGCGGCGTCGCCGGCTCCGGCCACGGCTGGAGCGCTGGCTGGTCGGTTGCGTGGAACTGCCTCGCCGCCACCTACGTCATCCAAAATCCGCCCGGTGCGGCCAACTGGGCGATAGGTTGCATCGGCGCGCGCACGCGCACGGCGCGTTACTTTGACACCGCCCCGATATTGCCCGAGGGGCATTTCGATTCGCATGGCGCGCACGTCGCGCCGCGCAGCCTCTACCTCGCGCAACTCGCCGCGCGCCTTGGTCCGCAAGCACTCGCCAACATCGGCTACTCCGCGAACGACACCGAAAACACGGCAGCGCTTACCGACACGCGCATGGCCGCGCAACTCGCCGCGATGCCTGCCGAGCCCCCCGCGACAATCGACCCTGAGCTTGGCCTCGACCTCGCGCATCTGCGCCCCGTTAACACCAGCGCCGTGCGCGGGACGACGCGCGCCCACGGCGGCGAAAAAGCCCTCGATGGAAACTCGCAAACCTATTGGGCGACTGGCGACAACCCATCTCGCGCGCTCGCGCTCGAAGTGGACACCGAGGGCCCGCTCCTCATAAATGCCCTCACACTCTCCGAACCCGCCGCGCTGCAAAATGTGCGCGCCTACAAAATCGAGGCGCAAGTGGACAGCGCCTGGCAGCTCATCGCCGAAGGCACGACAATCGGCGAGCGCCACGTTCACCGTTTCCCGCCCGTCACCGCCTGGAAAGTGCGCCTGACGATTTTGAAAACAGCGAACGACTCGTTTCCCGCCATCAGCACATTGAGCCTGCATCACACAAAAACCTCTTCCCTGTGA
- a CDS encoding polysaccharide lyase 6 family protein → MKLPRLPGLLSVGLCLLVTAGAATHRVANPAELASALSAAAPGDTIILADGEWRDTSLDLARGGTSDAPLRVRAQTPGGVTLTGKSHLAFSAPHIEVSGLRFLRATPPPKRNIVDFASHDCRLTDSAIVDCNPEIPGAGYYWIYFKGDRNRADHLLVSGKNHHQPVVGNNLGGSRHNTVDHCHFKDIARVPKNGREIFRIWGYGGNEELGPDGAFFTIESNLFEQAHGEAMEIISLKSNRNTVRNNTIRGTSGGITNRSGNYNVIEGNFIFGDGVRDAYGMRITGRHHRIVQNYIEGCATGIGLMSGELFLEALTEKFEPILRDKTVHGRVPRYNQPRYTVVAYNTLVDNAGFDIAVGRDYKSGWPKAQRVLLPESCQIVGNLIRKTGAGAKSPAIVITAPDRAPPLDTLAFAPCHYEGNLVDGGEAVSTNQIQAGVEPGARIEWRRGADDVLRPVLPELAANAPGARSLFIGTEGAFRVLTPADVGPSWK, encoded by the coding sequence ATGAAACTTCCCCGTCTCCCCGGCCTTCTGTCCGTCGGCCTCTGTCTTCTTGTCACCGCCGGCGCCGCCACGCATCGCGTCGCCAATCCCGCCGAGCTCGCCTCCGCGCTCTCCGCCGCCGCGCCCGGCGACACCATCATCCTTGCCGATGGCGAATGGCGCGACACCTCGCTCGACCTCGCGCGCGGCGGCACGAGTGACGCGCCGCTCCGCGTCCGCGCGCAAACCCCCGGCGGCGTCACGCTCACCGGCAAATCGCACCTCGCCTTTTCCGCGCCCCACATCGAGGTTTCCGGCCTGCGTTTCCTGCGCGCCACGCCTCCGCCCAAAAGAAACATTGTCGATTTTGCCTCGCACGACTGCCGCCTCACCGACAGCGCCATTGTCGATTGCAATCCCGAAATTCCCGGCGCCGGCTACTATTGGATTTATTTCAAGGGCGACCGCAACCGCGCCGACCACCTCCTTGTCAGCGGCAAAAACCACCACCAGCCCGTCGTCGGAAACAACCTCGGCGGCTCGCGCCACAACACCGTTGATCATTGCCATTTCAAGGACATCGCGCGCGTGCCGAAAAACGGCCGCGAAATCTTCCGCATATGGGGTTACGGCGGCAACGAGGAGCTCGGTCCCGATGGCGCGTTTTTCACCATCGAGAGCAACCTCTTCGAGCAGGCGCACGGCGAGGCGATGGAAATCATCTCGCTCAAGTCGAACCGCAACACCGTTCGCAACAACACCATTCGCGGCACCAGCGGCGGCATCACCAACCGCTCCGGCAACTACAATGTGATCGAGGGCAATTTCATCTTCGGCGACGGCGTGAGGGACGCCTACGGCATGCGCATCACCGGACGGCACCACCGCATTGTGCAAAACTACATCGAGGGCTGCGCCACCGGCATCGGCCTCATGAGCGGCGAGCTCTTTCTTGAGGCGCTCACTGAAAAGTTCGAGCCGATCCTCCGCGACAAAACCGTGCACGGCCGCGTGCCGCGCTACAACCAGCCCCGCTACACCGTCGTCGCCTACAACACCCTCGTTGACAACGCCGGCTTCGACATCGCCGTCGGTCGCGACTACAAATCCGGCTGGCCGAAAGCCCAGCGCGTGCTCCTGCCCGAGTCGTGCCAGATCGTCGGCAACCTCATCCGCAAAACCGGCGCGGGCGCGAAGTCCCCCGCCATCGTCATCACCGCGCCAGACCGCGCCCCGCCGCTCGACACGCTTGCCTTCGCCCCCTGCCACTACGAGGGTAACCTGGTCGACGGCGGCGAGGCTGTATCCACAAACCAAATACAAGCGGGCGTCGAACCCGGCGCGCGCATTGAATGGCGGCGCGGCGCCGACGACGTGCTCCGTCCCGTGCTTCCCGAACTCGCCGCCAACGCGCCCGGAGCCCGCTCGCTCTTCATCGGCACGGAGGGCGCGTTCCGCGTCCTCACGCCCGCCGACGTCGGCCCGTCGTGGAAATAA
- a CDS encoding polysaccharide lyase 6 family protein, with protein MRKLLLIPFLSLLAIHASLLSARGEIVDSIASLRAAIDRAKPGDTITLKNGSYDVDESIDITRSGAKDRPVTIAAETVGGVELRGRQGISIKEDASHIVISGFKFFNAAGKTKIGVGAHHIRITRCVFECPGGGPYLGVNGDDCEIDHNEFRNKSRKGNMISVAGENGQVARRAWIHHNYFHDFQKSPVSGETNGLETIRYGLSHLSMSTGGGVIEHNLFVRCVGENELISNKSCGNIYRHNTFLDSPGAQLTLRHGNDCVAEKNYFRNTAGLRIFGDRNKVIGNYLERNSNGINLGNGGGEVADGAKLTSHDRPDYNEIRQNILVENKSQYVMHRRSNGLGATHITFAENVIIGGDVAAKLDGPYTNPTWGQNTVWKTKSIGDLPKDAVKQSDPGALTPGDAGIRVLTPADVGPTAP; from the coding sequence ATGCGCAAACTCCTCCTCATACCCTTTCTTTCGCTCCTCGCCATTCACGCCTCACTTCTTTCCGCTCGCGGCGAAATCGTCGATTCCATTGCCTCGCTCCGAGCCGCCATCGACCGCGCCAAACCCGGCGATACGATCACGCTGAAAAACGGTTCCTACGATGTGGACGAATCCATCGACATCACACGCTCCGGTGCGAAAGACCGTCCCGTCACCATCGCCGCCGAAACCGTCGGCGGCGTCGAGCTGCGCGGCAGACAGGGCATCTCGATAAAAGAAGACGCGTCGCACATCGTCATCTCCGGGTTCAAGTTTTTCAACGCCGCGGGCAAAACCAAAATCGGCGTCGGCGCGCACCACATACGCATAACGCGCTGCGTGTTCGAGTGCCCCGGCGGCGGCCCTTACCTCGGCGTCAATGGCGACGATTGCGAAATCGACCACAACGAATTTCGCAACAAAAGCCGCAAGGGAAACATGATCTCAGTCGCCGGCGAAAACGGGCAAGTCGCGCGCCGCGCATGGATTCACCACAACTACTTTCACGACTTTCAAAAATCCCCCGTCTCCGGCGAAACCAACGGACTCGAGACAATCCGCTACGGCCTCAGCCACCTGAGCATGTCCACCGGCGGCGGTGTCATTGAGCACAACCTCTTCGTCCGCTGCGTCGGGGAAAACGAACTCATCTCCAACAAGTCCTGCGGCAACATCTACCGGCACAACACATTTCTCGACAGTCCCGGCGCGCAACTCACGCTCCGCCACGGCAACGACTGCGTCGCCGAGAAAAACTATTTCCGCAACACCGCCGGGCTGCGCATCTTTGGCGACCGCAACAAAGTCATCGGAAACTATCTCGAGCGCAACAGCAACGGCATCAACCTTGGCAACGGTGGCGGCGAGGTTGCCGACGGCGCGAAACTCACCTCGCACGACCGTCCCGACTACAACGAAATTCGCCAAAACATCCTCGTCGAAAACAAATCCCAATACGTGATGCACCGCCGCTCAAACGGCCTCGGCGCGACGCACATCACCTTTGCGGAAAACGTAATCATCGGCGGCGATGTCGCCGCCAAGCTCGACGGCCCCTACACCAATCCGACATGGGGCCAAAACACCGTCTGGAAAACCAAGTCCATCGGCGACCTTCCCAAAGACGCCGTCAAACAATCCGACCCCGGCGCGCTCACGCCCGGCGACGCCGGCATCCGCGTGCTCACACCCGCCGATGTCGGTCCCACGGCCCCGTAG
- a CDS encoding ATP-binding protein, producing the protein MEDQLSAVVREKLADAVEMEFPPGMRREQVLPGVPGKAHAITGMRRAGKTFYLFQCLQDALARGADRERLVYFNFEDERLEGMTAARLSQIVEAYYQRFPEFRRKAEVLFCFDEIQIVPGWERFVRRLMDSEKVRVCLSGSSAKMLSREVATSMRGRAMETVITPFSFREFATARGVAVPAQDAVPAARARSLLQKTLDDYLRIGGFPEALHVSSEQDRVNLLQGYVDSVLFRDVAERHAVGNLVALRAFVRQLLRNPAKEFSVSKIAADFASRGIAVSKETLLAFLDYFEDAFLVAPISIFSRSERRRQVNPRKLYLADHSLAAAFSPSAGIDRGRLLENVVACELARKTRDLAYVRTSGGLEVDFIATAFDGSRHLIQVASDVSSRQTWAREVKALLEAKEETRDATTWLLCEVMPPADFEMPEKVNVMPLCQWLCGRDLK; encoded by the coding sequence ATGGAGGACCAATTATCAGCAGTGGTGCGCGAGAAACTTGCGGACGCGGTCGAGATGGAGTTTCCCCCGGGAATGCGGCGCGAGCAGGTTTTGCCCGGCGTGCCAGGAAAGGCGCACGCAATCACCGGAATGCGGCGCGCGGGCAAGACGTTTTATTTGTTCCAATGCCTCCAGGACGCGCTGGCCCGGGGAGCGGACCGCGAACGGCTCGTGTATTTCAACTTTGAGGACGAACGACTTGAGGGCATGACGGCGGCGCGGCTTTCGCAAATCGTGGAGGCGTATTACCAGAGATTTCCGGAATTTCGCCGCAAGGCGGAGGTGCTGTTTTGTTTTGACGAGATCCAGATCGTCCCGGGGTGGGAGCGCTTTGTCCGGCGTCTGATGGACTCGGAGAAAGTTCGTGTGTGCCTGAGCGGCTCGTCCGCCAAGATGTTGAGCCGCGAAGTCGCCACGAGCATGCGCGGGCGGGCGATGGAAACGGTGATCACGCCGTTCAGCTTCCGGGAGTTTGCCACGGCGCGGGGAGTAGCCGTTCCCGCGCAGGACGCGGTGCCGGCGGCGCGCGCGCGCTCGCTGCTTCAAAAAACACTGGACGATTATTTGCGCATCGGCGGGTTTCCGGAGGCGCTTCATGTTTCATCGGAGCAGGACAGGGTCAATTTGCTGCAAGGTTATGTGGACAGTGTGCTGTTTCGCGATGTCGCCGAGCGGCACGCTGTCGGCAATCTGGTGGCGTTGCGCGCATTCGTGCGGCAGCTTTTGCGCAACCCGGCGAAGGAATTCAGCGTGAGCAAAATTGCCGCCGACTTCGCCTCCCGCGGCATCGCGGTGTCGAAGGAAACGCTGCTGGCGTTTCTCGATTATTTCGAGGATGCGTTTTTGGTAGCGCCAATCTCCATTTTTTCGCGCTCCGAGCGCCGCCGTCAGGTGAATCCGCGAAAATTGTATCTTGCCGACCACAGCCTGGCGGCCGCATTCAGCCCGTCGGCCGGCATTGACCGAGGACGGCTGTTGGAAAACGTGGTCGCGTGCGAACTGGCGCGAAAAACTCGCGACCTTGCTTATGTCAGGACATCCGGCGGGCTGGAGGTTGATTTTATCGCGACGGCCTTTGACGGCAGCCGGCATTTGATACAGGTGGCGTCCGATGTTTCCTCGCGGCAAACGTGGGCACGCGAGGTCAAGGCGTTGCTCGAGGCGAAGGAGGAAACACGCGACGCGACTACCTGGTTGCTTTGCGAAGTCATGCCGCCGGCGGATTTCGAGATGCCCGAAAAAGTAAACGTGATGCCGCTTTGCCAATGGCTTTGCGGGAGGGATCTGAAATAA
- a CDS encoding glycoside hydrolase family 28 protein: MPTKSVALNDATSARPLQSPITRRDWLTRAAAPALAAGLAYPLVAGAGTTATGTVGAPPASDIRAPHFFDIRAYGAIGDGVTLNTAAIQAAIDAAHEANGGVVLVPSGTFLSGTLELKSNVTLHLATQGKILGSTRAEDYHAGRAIPRGNGNIVFISAADAENITIEGNGTIDGNGRAFYTGRGDNTGPGQNSADGYYQRPHLLIFSRCKNLRIRDAFLTAAAYHGVRILNCERVYLDNVRVHNRVNKNNDGFHIVSSRYVHINGCDVTCQDDACALFGSNKYVTVANSTFSTRWSIFRFGGGEAENITISNCVIYETYGCAIKMSCRANSRFENISFSNIIMRDVTGPISIGLDSVRRRQRPGDAQRPLIPGKVRNISFSHIRGTVVAHGRQFADMHWEQGYRPGEDRTCITLNGVGNDFLENISLNDVHFTFEGGGTEAESRLRDVPQIAGEYFEIGDRPAHGVYARNVRGLTLDNIRIETVKPDLRPAVVLDNVSDAALLNIAAQGNVNAPSTLRCIQTTDTLISAPRLLTPAAVYLAVEGERSAAITLEGGDLRKAAKKITHDRGATPSATA; encoded by the coding sequence ATGCCCACAAAATCCGTTGCCCTCAATGACGCGACTTCGGCGCGCCCCCTTCAATCCCCCATCACCCGCCGCGACTGGCTCACCCGCGCCGCTGCTCCCGCGCTCGCCGCTGGCCTCGCATACCCGCTTGTCGCCGGCGCCGGCACGACAGCAACAGGGACCGTCGGCGCCCCGCCGGCATCCGACATCCGCGCTCCGCATTTCTTCGACATTCGCGCCTATGGCGCCATCGGCGACGGCGTCACACTCAACACCGCCGCGATCCAAGCCGCCATCGACGCCGCGCACGAAGCCAACGGCGGCGTTGTCCTTGTCCCGTCGGGCACCTTTCTCTCCGGCACGCTCGAGCTAAAAAGCAACGTCACGCTGCACCTCGCCACGCAGGGCAAAATTCTCGGCAGCACGCGCGCGGAGGATTACCACGCCGGACGCGCCATCCCGCGCGGCAATGGCAACATCGTCTTCATCTCCGCCGCCGACGCCGAAAACATCACCATCGAGGGCAACGGCACGATCGACGGCAACGGACGCGCCTTCTACACCGGCCGCGGCGACAACACCGGCCCCGGCCAGAACTCCGCCGACGGCTATTATCAGCGCCCGCACCTGCTCATCTTTTCGCGCTGCAAAAACCTCCGCATTCGCGACGCATTCCTCACCGCCGCCGCCTATCACGGCGTGCGCATTCTCAACTGCGAGCGCGTTTATCTCGACAACGTCCGCGTCCACAACCGCGTCAACAAAAACAACGACGGCTTCCACATCGTCAGCTCGCGCTACGTGCACATCAACGGCTGCGACGTCACCTGCCAGGACGACGCCTGCGCGCTCTTCGGCAGCAACAAATACGTGACCGTCGCCAACTCCACCTTCTCCACGCGCTGGTCGATTTTCCGCTTCGGCGGCGGCGAGGCCGAGAACATCACCATCAGCAACTGCGTCATCTACGAAACCTACGGCTGCGCCATCAAGATGAGCTGCCGCGCCAACTCGCGCTTTGAAAACATTTCGTTCTCGAATATCATCATGCGCGACGTCACCGGCCCCATCTCCATCGGGCTCGATTCCGTGCGCCGCCGCCAGCGCCCCGGCGACGCGCAACGCCCGCTCATACCCGGCAAGGTGCGCAACATTTCCTTCTCGCACATCCGCGGCACCGTCGTCGCGCACGGCCGCCAGTTCGCCGACATGCACTGGGAGCAGGGCTACCGTCCCGGCGAGGACCGCACTTGCATCACGCTCAACGGCGTCGGCAACGACTTCCTCGAAAACATTTCGCTAAACGACGTGCACTTCACCTTCGAGGGCGGCGGCACCGAGGCGGAGTCGCGTTTGCGCGACGTGCCGCAAATCGCCGGCGAGTATTTCGAAATCGGCGACCGCCCCGCGCACGGCGTTTACGCGCGCAACGTCCGCGGACTCACGCTCGACAACATCCGCATTGAAACCGTGAAGCCCGACCTGCGCCCCGCAGTCGTGCTCGACAACGTTTCCGACGCCGCGCTCCTCAACATCGCCGCGCAAGGCAATGTCAACGCGCCCTCTACATTGCGCTGTATCCAGACAACGGATACGCTCATCTCCGCCCCGAGGCTGTTGACGCCCGCCGCCGTTTACCTCGCCGTCGAGGGCGAGCGCAGCGCCGCCATCACGCTCGAGGGCGGCGACCTCCGCAAAGCCGCGAAGAAAATCACCCACGATCGCGGGGCCACGCCGTCCGCCACCGCCTGA
- a CDS encoding ATP-binding protein gives MMLARKLEKNIRSALSRFPVVTLVGARQSGKTTLADKIAGDLALRVHFYDLEDPRHALAMEDPLSALGAFEDKLVIIDEAQRMPSLFPVLRVLVDANRRPGRFLLLGSASPDLRRQSAESLAGRVQTLVLRPLTLDEVGGQARLDTLWARGGFPEAFLSADDDTSMEWRNAYLRDLVERDLSLLGFDLPPERMRRFMLLLAHLHGQLWNASSLARTLGIGTNTASRYLDAMSQTLLVRRLEPYYRNLGKRLTKSPKIYLADSGLAHALLGIPDKTALLGHPSLGASWEGFVLQHLDASLPAGWDVAFWRTAAGAEIDFLLLKNGQPEVAIEAKANATHPKPARGFHQGCDDLKINRRWLVSPGNETLALPQGVEVLPLAECLARVREL, from the coding sequence ATGATGCTCGCTCGCAAACTCGAAAAAAATATCCGCTCGGCGTTGAGTCGTTTTCCCGTGGTCACACTGGTTGGCGCACGACAGTCGGGAAAGACAACTCTGGCGGACAAAATAGCCGGCGACCTCGCGTTGAGAGTGCACTTTTACGATTTGGAAGATCCGCGCCATGCGCTTGCGATGGAGGATCCGTTGAGTGCGCTGGGGGCGTTCGAGGACAAGCTCGTCATCATCGACGAAGCCCAGCGAATGCCCTCGTTGTTTCCCGTGTTGCGCGTGCTCGTGGACGCGAACCGGCGGCCCGGGCGTTTTCTTCTGCTCGGCTCCGCATCACCCGATTTGAGACGGCAGTCGGCGGAAAGCCTTGCCGGACGCGTCCAAACGCTTGTGTTGCGCCCGCTCACGCTCGACGAAGTCGGCGGACAGGCGCGACTCGACACACTCTGGGCGCGCGGGGGATTTCCCGAGGCTTTTCTGTCCGCCGATGACGACACGAGCATGGAATGGCGCAACGCCTACCTGCGCGATTTGGTGGAGCGCGATTTGAGCCTGCTCGGATTCGACCTGCCTCCGGAACGCATGCGACGTTTCATGCTGCTTCTCGCGCACCTGCACGGGCAACTCTGGAACGCGTCGAGTCTAGCGCGCACGCTGGGCATCGGCACGAACACCGCCTCGCGTTATCTTGATGCGATGAGTCAGACGCTGCTGGTGCGCCGGTTGGAGCCCTATTATCGAAACCTCGGCAAACGACTGACCAAGTCGCCCAAAATTTATCTGGCCGACTCCGGCCTTGCGCATGCGCTGCTCGGCATTCCGGACAAGACGGCCCTGCTTGGGCATCCGTCCCTGGGCGCGTCGTGGGAGGGCTTTGTGTTGCAGCATCTCGACGCCAGCCTGCCCGCCGGCTGGGATGTCGCGTTTTGGCGCACGGCCGCCGGCGCGGAGATAGATTTTCTCCTGTTGAAAAATGGCCAGCCGGAGGTGGCGATAGAAGCCAAGGCGAACGCAACACATCCCAAGCCCGCGCGCGGCTTTCACCAAGGTTGCGATGATTTGAAAATAAACCGCCGCTGGCTTGTTTCCCCCGGCAACGAAACCCTAGCCTTGCCGCAAGGCGTCGAGGTTCTGCCTCTGGCGGAATGCCTGGCACGCGTGCGGGAATTGTGA